One segment of Trichlorobacter ammonificans DNA contains the following:
- the hypB gene encoding hydrogenase nickel incorporation protein HypB: MCTTCGCGPQSGAHHDHEHHHDHEHRHGEQRHSHSHLHQHRHDHGDHHHHHEHLHDEHHFHDHEHRHDAATTKKITIEEDLLAKNNRLAAFNRALFREKGILVLNLVSSPGSGKTTLLERTLREISGRVRCAVIEGDQQTDNDARRIAATGVPVKQINTGAGCHLDAHMVMHATETFDLDSLDILFIENVGNLVCPAAFDLGEAHKVVVLSVTEGEDKPLKYPQMFHNSGLMLLNKVDLLPHLGFDVGTCKEYAAQVGHDLRILEVSATTGEGLAAWYAWLDLEMARAKQSRQE; the protein is encoded by the coding sequence GGGCGCACCATGACCATGAACACCACCATGACCACGAACACCGGCATGGCGAGCAGCGCCACAGCCATTCCCATCTTCACCAGCACCGTCACGACCATGGTGATCACCATCATCACCACGAGCATCTCCATGATGAACACCATTTCCACGACCACGAACATCGCCACGATGCTGCAACCACCAAAAAAATAACGATTGAAGAGGATCTGCTGGCCAAGAACAATCGGCTGGCGGCCTTTAACCGGGCGCTCTTCCGTGAAAAGGGGATTTTGGTGCTGAACCTGGTCTCTTCTCCCGGTTCCGGCAAGACAACCCTGCTGGAGCGGACACTGCGGGAGATTTCGGGACGCGTGCGCTGCGCGGTGATCGAGGGAGACCAGCAGACGGACAATGATGCCCGCCGGATCGCCGCCACCGGTGTGCCGGTGAAGCAGATCAACACCGGCGCCGGCTGCCACCTGGACGCCCACATGGTGATGCACGCCACTGAAACCTTTGATCTGGACAGCCTGGATATTCTCTTCATCGAAAACGTGGGAAACCTGGTCTGCCCGGCCGCCTTCGACCTGGGCGAGGCCCACAAGGTGGTGGTGCTCTCCGTGACCGAAGGTGAGGACAAGCCGCTGAAGTACCCGCAGATGTTCCATAACTCCGGCCTGATGCTGCTGAACAAGGTGGACCTGCTGCCCCATCTCGGCTTTGACGTCGGTACCTGCAAGGAGTATGCGGCGCAGGTGGGGCATGACCTGCGAATTCTGGAGGTGTCGGCCACCACCGGCGAGGGGCTGGCAGCGTGGTATGCATGGCTCGATTTGGAGATGGCGCGCGCGAAACAATCTCGTCAGGAGTAA
- the odhB gene encoding 2-oxoglutarate dehydrogenase complex dihydrolipoyllysine-residue succinyltransferase → MDIRIPTVGESVVEALLARWHKGAGEAVRRDEALCEIETDKITMDIFAEADGVLTISVPAGTTVAVGAVIGRLDPGGATIADSPAPAAAPPAATAQPAAAPPTSPSVRQELREKGLAASQVDGSGPGGRILNSDLAGRQATVVKSEEPPAYHGTNPRGAAQPLPGEERVRMSPLRKRVAERLLQARQQTAMLTTFNEADLAALQAVRAERKQRGAGVGLLPFFVRATVEALRAYPAVNARIDGDDIVYHHFQHLGIAVASDKGLVVPVLKEAGDMGLGEIDAAIAGFVEKIKTNRLAIADLEGGTFTITNGGTYGSMLSTPIINPPQSGVLGMHAIADRPVVRDGQVVIRPVMYLALSYDHRIIDGREAVGFLKLVKERLEDRTWLDGLR, encoded by the coding sequence ATGGACATCAGGATACCGACAGTCGGCGAATCGGTGGTGGAGGCGCTGCTGGCCCGATGGCACAAGGGGGCCGGCGAGGCGGTCAGGCGGGACGAGGCGCTCTGCGAGATCGAGACCGACAAGATTACCATGGATATCTTTGCCGAGGCAGACGGGGTGCTGACGATTTCGGTTCCGGCCGGTACCACGGTGGCGGTGGGGGCAGTGATCGGCCGGCTCGACCCGGGCGGGGCGACGATCGCCGACAGTCCCGCTCCCGCTGCTGCTCCACCGGCGGCCACGGCCCAGCCGGCAGCGGCTCCCCCCACGTCGCCCTCGGTGCGGCAGGAATTGCGGGAAAAGGGGCTTGCTGCCAGCCAGGTAGACGGCAGCGGCCCCGGGGGCCGCATTCTCAACAGCGACCTGGCCGGACGGCAGGCCACGGTCGTGAAATCCGAAGAACCGCCGGCGTACCATGGAACGAACCCTCGTGGGGCAGCGCAGCCGCTTCCCGGTGAGGAGCGGGTACGGATGTCCCCCCTGCGCAAGCGAGTTGCCGAGCGGCTCCTGCAGGCCCGCCAGCAGACCGCCATGCTGACCACCTTCAACGAGGCCGATCTGGCGGCGTTGCAGGCGGTGCGTGCCGAGCGCAAGCAGCGGGGAGCCGGCGTCGGACTGCTGCCGTTCTTTGTCAGGGCAACGGTGGAGGCGTTGCGGGCCTACCCGGCGGTCAACGCCCGGATCGACGGCGACGACATTGTCTATCACCACTTCCAGCACCTGGGGATCGCGGTTGCCTCGGACAAGGGGCTGGTGGTGCCGGTGCTGAAAGAGGCGGGCGACATGGGGCTGGGCGAGATCGATGCTGCCATCGCCGGTTTCGTGGAAAAGATCAAAACCAACCGCCTGGCCATTGCCGACCTGGAGGGAGGGACCTTTACCATCACCAACGGCGGCACCTATGGCTCCATGCTCTCCACGCCGATCATCAACCCGCCCCAGAGCGGGGTGCTGGGGATGCACGCCATAGCCGACCGGCCGGTGGTGCGGGACGGGCAGGTGGTGATCCGTCCGGTGATGTACTTGGCACTCTCCTACGACCACCGTATCATCGACGGTCGGGAGGCGGTCGGCTTCCTCAAACTGGTCAAGGAACGGCTAGAAGATCGCACCTGGCTGGACGGGCTGCGCTGA
- the lpdA gene encoding dihydrolipoyl dehydrogenase, which produces MAEQLDLIVIGAGPGGYVAALRAAQLGMKVAVAEQRATLGGVCLNEGCIPSKALLDSSEQFALARDKFASHGIEIEPPRLNLPQMLRRKDDVVKKLTDGIAFLFKKNKITQLTGRAALQGAGSDGRQQVQVSKENGETETIAAASVLLATGSEAVPLPGIPFDGSLVVSAREALAFDRVPEHLVVVGGGAIGLELGSVWRRLGARVTVLEMLPTLLPAMDGQLATALQRSLKKQGIEIALGARVTGLDAGENSGLVRYVVGEEQRELSCDRLLVAIGRRPLLTGLGFDRLGGRLLENGRVAVDGDYRTSLPGIYAIGDLIPGPMLAHKASEEGVVCVERMAGKKSEVEYGTIPGVVYTWPEAASVGAGEEQLKRDGVPYRAGTFNFLGNGRARAMDETDGFVKVLAHAETDRILGIHIIGPRASDMIAEAVAALAFMGTARDIGMMIHAHPTLSEALKEAALDLHKEAIHG; this is translated from the coding sequence ATGGCCGAACAACTTGACCTGATCGTAATCGGTGCCGGTCCCGGCGGCTATGTGGCGGCACTGCGGGCGGCCCAACTGGGGATGAAAGTTGCCGTGGCGGAACAGCGGGCAACCCTGGGTGGGGTCTGCCTGAACGAGGGATGTATCCCCAGCAAGGCGCTGCTGGACTCCAGTGAGCAGTTCGCCCTGGCCCGGGACAAGTTTGCGAGTCATGGCATCGAGATCGAGCCGCCGCGACTGAACCTGCCGCAGATGCTGCGGCGCAAGGATGACGTGGTGAAGAAGCTGACCGACGGTATCGCCTTTTTGTTCAAGAAAAACAAGATCACCCAGCTGACCGGCAGGGCAGCGCTGCAGGGAGCCGGCAGCGACGGCAGGCAGCAGGTGCAGGTCAGCAAGGAGAACGGCGAAACGGAAACCATTGCTGCCGCCAGCGTGCTCCTGGCCACCGGCAGTGAGGCGGTACCGCTTCCCGGTATCCCCTTTGACGGCTCCCTGGTGGTCAGTGCCCGTGAGGCTCTTGCCTTTGACCGGGTGCCGGAGCATCTGGTGGTGGTGGGGGGCGGCGCCATCGGCCTGGAACTGGGGTCGGTCTGGCGGCGGCTGGGGGCACGGGTGACGGTGCTGGAGATGCTGCCGACCCTGCTGCCGGCCATGGATGGCCAGCTTGCCACCGCTCTGCAGCGGTCGCTGAAAAAGCAGGGGATCGAGATCGCCCTGGGAGCGCGAGTCACTGGCCTTGATGCCGGAGAAAACAGCGGTCTGGTACGCTATGTCGTCGGCGAGGAACAGCGTGAACTGAGCTGTGACCGCCTGCTGGTGGCCATCGGCCGGCGGCCGCTGCTGACGGGTCTCGGGTTCGACCGCCTGGGGGGGCGGCTGCTGGAGAACGGCAGGGTTGCGGTGGATGGCGACTACCGGACGTCGCTCCCCGGCATCTACGCCATCGGCGACCTGATCCCCGGGCCGATGCTGGCCCACAAGGCCTCTGAGGAAGGGGTGGTCTGTGTGGAGCGGATGGCCGGAAAAAAGAGCGAGGTGGAGTACGGTACCATTCCCGGCGTGGTTTACACTTGGCCGGAGGCGGCCTCCGTCGGAGCCGGCGAAGAACAGCTCAAGCGGGACGGCGTGCCCTACCGGGCCGGCACCTTTAACTTCCTGGGGAATGGCCGTGCCCGGGCCATGGATGAAACCGACGGATTCGTCAAGGTGCTGGCCCACGCCGAAACCGACCGCATCCTGGGGATACATATCATCGGCCCCCGGGCCTCGGACATGATTGCCGAGGCGGTGGCCGCCCTGGCCTTCATGGGAACGGCCAGGGATATCGGCATGATGATCCACGCCCATCCCACGCTTTCGGAAGCATTGAAAGAAGCTGCACTGGACCTGCACAAGGAGGCGATCCATGGCTAA
- a CDS encoding aconitate hydratase gives MAKNLTTKILEAHLVEGELVPGREITIRIDHTLLQDATGTMAMLEFIAMGLPRVKVDLAAQYIDHNLLQTDFKNADDHAFLTSAAQRFGVHLSKPGNGISHQVHLERFGKPGLTLLGADSHTPTAAGLSMLAIGAGGLDVALAMAGHPFSLPCPKVFGIKLTGKLQPWVSGKDVVLEMLRRHTVKGGVGKVIEYFGPGVTTLSATDRATIGNMGAELGATSTLFPSDERTREFLVAQSRGDAWVPLTADEGAKYDEYDEIDLSALEPLIACPSSPDNVVKVREVAGTRVDQVIVGSSVNSSFRDLMTVCRMLEGRRIAAGVSFHANPGSRQVLENVAQQGGVLMLLMAGVNIHQSGCLGCIGMGQAPGTGQVSLRTFPRNFPGRSGTKGDKVYLCSPETAAASGLNGVITDPRDMGKLMAWPGVENPDRYLVDDSSLIYPLPPEEAARIEVVTGPNIVPFPEFEAMPEHLEATVVLKVGDNITTDHIMPAGNKILPLRSNIPAISRFVFEQVDASFPDRAQAAGPGIIVGGENYGQGSSREHAALAPRYLGIRAKIVRSFARIHKANLVNFGIVPLTFNNPADYERINQGDTIVIPDLARLVREGSVEIPLLVNGVGMVALLDVSERQRQELLAGGTLNTVRKGAA, from the coding sequence ATGGCTAAGAATCTGACCACGAAAATTCTGGAAGCACACTTGGTTGAAGGAGAACTGGTTCCCGGCAGGGAAATTACCATCAGAATCGACCATACCCTGCTGCAGGACGCCACGGGCACCATGGCCATGCTGGAGTTCATCGCCATGGGGCTGCCCCGGGTCAAGGTTGACCTGGCGGCTCAGTATATCGACCACAACCTGCTGCAGACCGACTTCAAGAATGCCGACGACCATGCCTTCCTGACCAGTGCGGCCCAGCGGTTCGGGGTGCATCTCTCAAAACCGGGCAACGGCATTTCCCATCAGGTCCATCTTGAGCGTTTCGGCAAGCCTGGGTTGACCCTGCTGGGTGCCGACTCCCACACACCGACGGCGGCCGGCCTCTCCATGCTGGCCATCGGCGCCGGGGGACTGGACGTGGCCCTGGCCATGGCCGGCCATCCCTTCAGTCTTCCCTGTCCCAAGGTGTTCGGTATCAAGCTGACCGGGAAACTGCAGCCCTGGGTTTCCGGCAAGGATGTTGTTCTGGAGATGCTGCGGCGGCACACGGTCAAAGGTGGAGTGGGTAAGGTGATCGAGTACTTCGGCCCCGGCGTGACAACCTTGTCGGCAACGGACCGGGCCACCATCGGCAACATGGGGGCCGAACTGGGGGCTACCTCCACCCTGTTCCCCTCCGACGAGCGGACTCGCGAGTTTCTGGTTGCCCAGAGCAGAGGGGATGCCTGGGTGCCGCTGACTGCCGACGAGGGGGCGAAATACGACGAATACGACGAGATCGATCTGTCCGCGCTGGAACCGCTGATCGCCTGTCCCTCGTCGCCGGATAACGTGGTGAAGGTCAGGGAGGTGGCCGGTACCAGGGTGGACCAGGTAATCGTCGGCAGCTCGGTCAACTCCTCCTTCCGCGATTTGATGACGGTCTGCCGGATGCTGGAAGGACGCCGGATCGCAGCGGGGGTGTCGTTCCACGCCAATCCCGGCAGCCGTCAGGTGCTGGAAAACGTGGCCCAGCAGGGCGGGGTACTGATGCTGCTGATGGCGGGGGTCAACATTCACCAGTCCGGCTGCCTGGGCTGCATCGGCATGGGGCAGGCACCGGGGACCGGCCAGGTCTCTTTGCGTACCTTCCCCCGCAACTTCCCCGGCAGAAGCGGCACCAAAGGGGACAAGGTCTACCTCTGCTCCCCCGAGACAGCGGCAGCCTCCGGGTTGAACGGTGTGATAACCGACCCGCGGGACATGGGAAAGCTCATGGCATGGCCCGGGGTGGAGAACCCTGATCGCTATCTGGTGGACGACTCCAGTCTCATCTATCCGCTGCCGCCGGAAGAAGCTGCCAGGATAGAGGTCGTCACCGGCCCCAACATCGTGCCGTTTCCTGAATTCGAGGCCATGCCGGAGCACCTGGAAGCGACGGTGGTGCTGAAAGTGGGGGATAATATCACCACCGACCACATCATGCCGGCCGGCAACAAGATCCTTCCCCTGCGCAGCAACATTCCGGCCATTAGCCGCTTCGTCTTTGAGCAGGTGGACGCCTCTTTCCCCGACCGGGCCCAGGCGGCCGGTCCCGGCATCATTGTCGGCGGCGAGAACTACGGCCAGGGATCATCCCGTGAACATGCGGCCCTGGCGCCACGGTACCTGGGAATCCGGGCCAAGATCGTCCGGAGCTTTGCCCGCATCCACAAGGCGAATCTGGTCAATTTCGGGATTGTCCCGCTGACGTTCAATAATCCGGCCGATTACGAGCGGATCAACCAAGGGGACACCATCGTTATTCCCGACCTGGCCCGGCTGGTGCGCGAGGGAAGCGTCGAGATACCGCTTCTGGTTAACGGCGTAGGGATGGTTGCGCTTCTCGACGTTTCAGAACGTCAGCGCCAAGAACTGCTGGCCGGTGGTACCCTGAACACGGTTCGCAAAGGAGCAGCTTGA
- the pyk gene encoding pyruvate kinase: protein MHRDKRKTKIVATLGPSSSTPEMLERLITAGVDLFRLNFSHGTQEDKQRLISTIREASAKLGKQVGILADLQGPKIRTGKMAGEGMLLEKGKEVAITTDAVEGKDGIIPTIYTELPRDVVPGAQILLDDGLLELKVLAIEGERIRCLVVNGGLLKNNKGINLPGVRVSAPSLTEKDLADLDFCLTAVVDYIAMSFVRTHEDVEQIKRIIYAAGKDIPVVAKIEKPEALRNFNKILKVTDAVMVARGDLGVEMKAEKVPLIQKKIIKACNEAGKPVITATQMLESMITNPRPTRAETSDVANAIIDGTDAVMLSGETASGRFPVEAVETMVHIARDVETAGFGCRSDTPVSATPSIAQAVGEAACRAAISLKAKAIAVFTQSGSTAALISRFRPPIPIVAFTSSDRIQRKLALYWGVRARSIQSLENMDQQIHVAEQALLASGLKKGDIVVIIMGTPVEARGSTNLMKIHKLGAGRFFEIF from the coding sequence ATGCATCGTGACAAGAGAAAAACCAAGATCGTCGCGACACTGGGGCCGTCGAGCAGCACACCGGAGATGCTGGAACGGCTGATCACGGCCGGTGTCGACCTGTTCCGTCTGAACTTTTCCCACGGTACTCAGGAGGACAAGCAGCGGCTGATCTCGACGATCAGGGAGGCTTCGGCGAAGCTGGGCAAACAGGTGGGCATCCTTGCCGATCTGCAGGGGCCTAAGATCAGAACCGGGAAAATGGCCGGCGAAGGTATGCTGCTGGAGAAGGGCAAAGAAGTGGCGATCACCACGGATGCAGTTGAGGGAAAGGATGGCATTATCCCTACCATCTATACCGAGCTGCCCCGGGATGTGGTGCCGGGGGCCCAGATTCTGCTGGATGACGGCCTGCTTGAATTGAAGGTGCTGGCCATCGAGGGAGAACGGATACGCTGCCTGGTGGTAAACGGCGGTCTGCTCAAAAACAACAAGGGAATCAATCTTCCCGGCGTGCGGGTGTCGGCACCATCCCTGACTGAAAAGGACTTGGCCGATCTCGACTTCTGTCTCACGGCCGTGGTTGATTACATCGCGATGTCCTTTGTCCGGACCCATGAAGATGTGGAGCAGATCAAACGGATCATTTATGCAGCCGGCAAGGATATTCCGGTGGTGGCCAAGATTGAAAAACCCGAGGCGTTGCGTAATTTCAACAAGATTCTCAAGGTGACTGATGCGGTGATGGTGGCCCGGGGTGATCTGGGGGTTGAGATGAAGGCGGAGAAGGTGCCGCTGATTCAGAAGAAGATCATCAAAGCCTGCAACGAGGCCGGGAAACCGGTTATCACCGCCACCCAGATGCTCGAATCGATGATTACCAACCCCCGGCCAACCCGCGCCGAGACCTCGGACGTGGCCAATGCGATCATCGATGGTACCGATGCCGTGATGCTATCGGGAGAAACAGCTTCGGGTCGTTTCCCGGTTGAAGCGGTGGAAACCATGGTGCACATTGCTCGTGACGTAGAGACGGCCGGATTTGGCTGCCGCTCCGACACGCCGGTTTCGGCTACCCCCAGTATTGCCCAAGCCGTGGGCGAGGCGGCCTGTCGGGCAGCCATCAGCCTGAAGGCAAAGGCGATCGCCGTATTCACCCAGTCCGGTAGTACCGCGGCCCTTATTTCTCGCTTCAGGCCACCCATTCCGATTGTCGCCTTTACCTCGTCAGATCGGATTCAGCGCAAACTTGCACTTTACTGGGGAGTGCGTGCCCGTTCAATTCAGTCCTTGGAGAACATGGATCAACAGATACATGTAGCCGAGCAGGCACTGCTGGCTTCCGGGCTGAAGAAGGGGGATATTGTCGTAATTATTATGGGAACTCCGGTCGAGGCCCGCGGCTCAACCAACCTGATGAAGATTCACAAACTGGGCGCAGGAAGGTTTTTTGAAATTTTTTAA
- a CDS encoding response regulator, which translates to MLRCLIVEDDELSRELLATQLADYAVCDMAADGTEGVEKFGKALLTDRPYDVIFLDIVMPTLDGHGAARAIRKLEESHGIPVEQGVNIIILSSLGTPHDVIQAYISAQSAAHLVKPVKPEKLFKALRALALIDRP; encoded by the coding sequence ATGCTGCGTTGTTTGATCGTTGAAGATGATGAATTGAGCCGTGAGTTGCTTGCCACGCAACTGGCTGATTATGCGGTGTGCGATATGGCTGCGGACGGGACCGAAGGAGTTGAAAAGTTTGGGAAGGCGTTACTCACGGACCGACCGTATGACGTTATCTTTCTCGACATTGTCATGCCCACCCTTGATGGCCACGGAGCTGCCCGGGCCATTCGCAAGTTAGAAGAGTCCCACGGGATCCCAGTAGAGCAAGGGGTAAATATAATTATTCTTTCCTCGCTAGGTACCCCCCACGATGTTATTCAGGCCTATATTTCCGCACAGTCGGCGGCGCATCTCGTCAAACCGGTGAAGCCGGAAAAGTTGTTCAAGGCACTGCGGGCCCTTGCACTGATTGATCGTCCGTAA
- a CDS encoding thioredoxin fold domain-containing protein, which translates to MSRRLVLPLFLLLAVMLLPTAGITSSLDLSKALVIGKGPKTVIEFTDPDCPFCRKAARYFETRNDVTKYVFFLPLARHRDAKNKIQHILSQTDGATAYYEAMSGKLDNPVTRKLQITSRGIRLQEQHQDIAKNAGAQATPTFMISGRIIEGFDRAEIEALLGKQ; encoded by the coding sequence ATGTCACGACGACTCGTACTCCCGTTGTTCCTGCTGCTCGCCGTCATGCTCCTGCCCACAGCTGGCATAACCTCTTCCCTTGACCTCTCAAAGGCGCTGGTCATCGGCAAAGGTCCCAAAACCGTCATCGAATTTACTGATCCGGACTGCCCCTTCTGCCGTAAGGCTGCCCGCTACTTTGAAACGCGGAATGACGTTACAAAATACGTCTTCTTTCTGCCGCTGGCCCGTCACCGCGACGCCAAGAACAAGATTCAACACATCCTGTCCCAGACCGATGGCGCCACGGCGTACTATGAGGCCATGTCCGGCAAACTGGACAACCCCGTGACACGGAAGCTACAGATTACGTCGCGGGGGATCAGACTTCAGGAGCAGCACCAGGATATTGCCAAAAATGCCGGCGCACAGGCGACTCCTACGTTTATGATCTCTGGCAGAATTATCGAAGGATTCGATCGAGCGGAAATCGAGGCGTTGCTGGGAAAACAATAG
- the ispD gene encoding 2-C-methyl-D-erythritol 4-phosphate cytidylyltransferase: MAEPRVFALVPAAGMGKRMGADINKQYLLLDGMPIIARTLQVFQESDLIDGIILVTPLQEIPFCRREIVERFDLTKVLAIVPGGAERQHSVFNGLRELMHHAADDDIVMIHDGVRPFIDNRILHQLRETACCHGAALVAVPVKDTIKTVHDGMVIGTPERSTLWQAQTPQAFRFGLILQSHSAADQDHFLGTDDCSLVERAGGTIGIVTGSYRNIKITTPEDIQLAENFLSQSRL, translated from the coding sequence ATGGCTGAACCACGTGTCTTTGCTTTGGTGCCCGCTGCCGGTATGGGCAAGCGAATGGGGGCTGACATCAACAAGCAGTATCTACTGCTGGACGGCATGCCGATCATTGCACGAACCCTGCAGGTATTCCAGGAGAGTGACCTGATCGATGGCATTATCCTGGTAACACCGCTTCAGGAGATACCATTCTGTCGCCGTGAGATCGTCGAGCGCTTTGACCTCACCAAAGTGCTGGCCATTGTTCCTGGAGGAGCCGAGCGGCAGCACTCGGTATTCAACGGCTTGCGCGAGCTTATGCACCATGCTGCTGACGACGATATTGTCATGATCCATGATGGGGTGCGCCCCTTCATTGACAACCGTATACTGCACCAACTACGGGAAACGGCATGCTGCCACGGAGCAGCTCTGGTAGCCGTACCGGTGAAAGACACCATCAAAACCGTTCACGACGGCATGGTTATCGGCACACCGGAGCGTTCAACCCTCTGGCAGGCCCAGACGCCCCAGGCCTTCCGCTTCGGGCTGATCCTTCAGTCCCATTCCGCAGCTGATCAAGACCACTTCCTCGGAACTGATGACTGTTCACTGGTGGAGCGTGCCGGCGGCACCATTGGAATAGTAACGGGTAGTTACCGGAATATTAAGATTACCACCCCTGAAGACATCCAGCTTGCCGAAAATTTTCTGTCGCAAAGTCGACTCTGA
- the selA gene encoding L-seryl-tRNA(Sec) selenium transferase — translation MTTGNDTRCRLPKMDRLLDWPELAPLAHAYGRRQLRSAARTVLEDLRRQLPQHPATDFSAECIVARIQKLLLRQQESGLQRIINGSGVVLHTNLGRSPLPAAARRVLLDTAWGYSNLEFDLTRGERGERSAHVEELLCELTGAEAALVVNNNAAAVLLCLCALSAEREVIVSRGELVEIGGSFRIPDVMRQSGALLVEVGTTNRTHPQDYRQTVSDRTALLLKVHASNFAQVGFTAETSTAELVTIGREVAIPVMVDAGSGCLLDLEPFGIAGEATVQSYVRQGADLVTFSGDKLLGGPQAGLIVGRRNLVQRLKSHPLLRALRIDKLTLAALQETLRLYRDERKAVDQIPTLRMLSMPFGEVTRQARRMVRRLRATLPPAITLRLHDGTSAPGGGSLPLVQLPTRLIEVTVSSLSAHRLEELLRETTPPVIGRIKNDRFLLDVRTMTTDDIPLLAGSLRQALEISHG, via the coding sequence ACACGAGATGCCGCCTGCCCAAAATGGACCGCCTGCTGGACTGGCCGGAGCTGGCGCCACTTGCCCATGCTTACGGACGCCGACAACTACGGTCTGCCGCCAGAACCGTACTGGAGGACCTGCGACGTCAGCTGCCGCAGCACCCGGCCACGGATTTTTCAGCGGAGTGCATAGTTGCCCGGATTCAAAAGCTGCTGCTGCGTCAGCAGGAGAGCGGTCTTCAGCGGATCATCAACGGCAGCGGCGTGGTGCTGCACACCAACCTGGGACGTTCACCGCTTCCCGCCGCCGCCCGTCGGGTACTGCTCGATACTGCCTGGGGATACAGCAACCTGGAATTCGACCTTACCCGGGGCGAGCGGGGAGAGCGCTCTGCCCACGTCGAGGAGCTGCTTTGCGAGCTCACCGGTGCCGAGGCGGCTTTGGTAGTCAACAATAATGCGGCAGCAGTGTTGCTCTGCCTCTGCGCCCTTTCAGCGGAACGCGAGGTGATCGTCTCCCGCGGCGAGCTGGTGGAAATCGGCGGTTCTTTCCGTATCCCCGATGTGATGCGACAGAGTGGCGCCCTGCTGGTGGAGGTCGGCACCACCAACCGCACCCATCCGCAGGATTACCGTCAGACAGTTTCCGACCGGACTGCCCTCCTCCTGAAGGTTCATGCCAGCAACTTCGCGCAGGTGGGGTTTACGGCAGAAACCAGTACTGCCGAGCTTGTGACCATCGGGAGGGAAGTGGCCATACCAGTGATGGTTGATGCCGGAAGCGGCTGCCTGCTGGACTTGGAACCATTCGGTATCGCGGGTGAGGCCACTGTCCAGAGTTACGTCCGCCAAGGCGCCGACCTGGTCACGTTCAGTGGTGACAAATTGCTGGGGGGGCCCCAGGCCGGGCTGATCGTTGGCAGACGAAATCTGGTGCAACGGCTGAAGTCACATCCCCTGTTGCGGGCCTTGCGTATCGACAAGCTGACACTTGCAGCCTTGCAGGAAACCCTGCGCCTGTACCGTGACGAGCGCAAGGCCGTGGATCAAATTCCGACGCTACGGATGCTGAGCATGCCCTTTGGCGAAGTCACCCGGCAGGCCCGCCGGATGGTACGTCGCCTGCGCGCAACGCTGCCGCCAGCCATTACCCTGCGCCTGCATGACGGCACCTCGGCACCAGGCGGTGGCTCCCTGCCTTTGGTGCAACTGCCGACCCGCCTGATCGAAGTGACCGTGTCGTCGCTGTCGGCTCATCGCCTTGAAGAGCTGCTGCGCGAGACCACGCCTCCGGTCATAGGCAGAATCAAAAACGACCGTTTCCTGCTGGACGTCCGTACCATGACCACCGACGACATACCGCTGCTGGCCGGTTCCCTGCGCCAGGCACTGGAGATATCTCATGGCTGA